A single window of Onychostoma macrolepis isolate SWU-2019 chromosome 16, ASM1243209v1, whole genome shotgun sequence DNA harbors:
- the capn7 gene encoding LOW QUALITY PROTEIN: calpain-7 (The sequence of the model RefSeq protein was modified relative to this genomic sequence to represent the inferred CDS: inserted 1 base in 1 codon) has protein sequence MDCTALELDAIKFAKSAVLHDQKGKYNEAVFYYKEAAQALIYADMAGSKLENIQDKVNEYLDRVQTLLSAVQAQSTDPLKSKHQLDLERAYFLVTQAFEEDEKENADEAIELYTQAVELCIQASNETSDQALQGKLKQLARQALDRAEGLKDSLSRPANQDKASSASKGPAQVRQFFPLGLDFSLHDKSQPVRAVQSSEPQGQRYTAEEIEVLRKTSKINGIEYVPFMSVDLRERFAFPVPFSDKCGKLALSPKQKAVFSRWVRPDDICNNPTMIYTVSSFSIKQTVVSDCSFVASLAISAAYERRYNKKLITSIIYPQNRKGQPEYNPCGKYMVKLHINGVPRKVIIDDXPPVDRNGELLCSYSSNRNELWVSLIEKAYMKVMGGYDFPGSNSNIDLHALTGWIPERIAMHSDNQSFNKDDTFRMLYQRFHRGDVLITTATGVMTEEEGEKWGLVPTHAYAVLDIREYKGKRFLQLKNPWSHLRWKGRYSERDEKNWTPDLLKYLNFDPKTAQKFDNGVFWIIWEDLCQYYDVIYLSWSPALFKESSCIHSSWDGKQGPVKDVYSLANNPQYKLEVQCPQGGAAVWVLLTRHITDKDDFAQNREFITLVVYKTNGKKVYYPAEPPPYIDGIRINSPHYLTKIKLTSPGTHTFTLVVSQYEKQNTINYTLRVYSVCKFNFSKIPTPFIHTKRINGQWKGASAGGCGNYKDTFKNNPIYQFNMEKAGPLLIELRGSRQYSVGFEVVTVSTAGDSGSSSSQKRGSGDYRCGFCYMEVENLPAGIYNVIPTTFLPKQEGPFFLDFSSATPLRVSQLQ, from the exons ATGGATTGTACAGCTCTTGAACTCGATGCTATTAAATTTGCCAAATCAGCTGTACTGCATGATCAGAAGGGGAAATACAATGAAGCTGTTTTCTACTATAAG GAGGCTGCCCAGGCTCTCATCTATGCAGACATGGCTGGATCCAAACTAGAGAACATTCAAGACAAAGTAAACGAGTACTTGGACAGAGTACAGACTCTACTCAGTGCCG TTCAAGCACAGAGCACTGACCCTCTGAAGAGTAAGCATCAGCTGGATCTGGAGAGGGCGTACTTCCTGGTGACACAGGCTTTTGAGGAGGATGAGAAGGAAAACGCAGATGAGGCCATTGAGCTCTATACACAGGCTGTGGAGTTGTGTATTCAAGCG TCCAATGAGACGTCAGATCAAGCACTACAGGGGAAACTGAAGCAGCTTGCTCGGCAGGCTCTGGACAG GGCAGAGGGACTGAAAGACTCTCTTAGTAGACCAGCAAACCAGGACAAGGCCTCCTCTGCATCCAAAGGCCCTGCTCAGGTGAGGCAATTCTTTCCACTGGGCCTAGACTTCTCCCTCCATGACAAATCGCAGCCGGTCCGAGCAGTGCAGTCCAGTGAACCACAGGGTCAACGTTACACAGCGGAGGAGATTGAGGTGCTCAG GAAGACCTCCAAGATAAATGGAATTGAATATGTTCCTTTCATGAGTGTTGACCTGAGGGAACGGTTTGCGTTTCCTGTTCCATTCTC GGACAAATGTGGGAAACTAGCTCTGTCGCCAAAGCAGAAAGCTGTATTTTCACGCTGGGTTCGACCTGATGACATCTGCAATAACCCCACCATGATCTACACTGTGTCCAGCTTCAGCATCAAGCAG ACGGTTGTGTCAGACTGTTCTTTCGTGGCCTCATTGGCCATCAGCGCAGCGTATGAGAGACGCTACAACAAAAAATTAATCACAAG CATCATCTACCCACAGAACAGGAAAGGACAACCAGAGTATAACCCTTGTGGGAAATACATGGTGAAACTGCACATTAATGGCGTCCCAAGAAAG GTGATTATTGATG TTCCTCCTGTGGATCGCAATGGCGAGCTGCTTTGCTCCTACTCCAGTAATCGCAATGAACTTTGGGTGTCGCTCATCGAGAAGGCCTACATGAAGGTCATGGGAGGATACGATTTCCCTGGCTCCAATTCT aATATTGATTTGCACGCTCTCACTGGCTGGATCCCAGAGCGTATCGCTATGCACTCAGACAATCAGTCCTTTAACAAAGATGACACTTTCCGCATGCTTTACCAGAG GTTTCACAGAGGAGACGTTCTCATCACCACGGCGACAGGGGTCATGACtgaggaggagggagagaagTGGGGTTTAGTGCCCACACATGCATATGCTGTCCTAGACATCAGGGAATACAAG GGTAAACGCTTCCTCCAGCTGAAGAACCCATGGAGCCATCTCAGGTGGAAAGGGCGATATAGCGAACGTGATGAAAAGAACTGGACACCAGATCTTCTCAAATACCTCAATTTTGACCCTAAAACCGCACAGAAGTTTGACAATG GTGTATTTTGGATCATCTGGGAAGACTTGTGCCAGTATTATGATGTCATCTATTTGAGCTGGAGTCCAGCACTGTTTAAAGAGTCCTCATGCATTCACAG TAGCTGGGATGGCAAACAGGGGCCGGTGAAAGATGTCTACAGCTTGGCCAATAATCCTCAGTACAAGCTGGAGGTGCAGTGTCCTCAAGGGGGCGCTGCTGTATGGGTCCTACTCACCAGACACATCACTGACAAG GATGACTTTGCTCAAAACCGGGAGTTTATTACTTTAGTAGTTTACAAAACCAATGGCAAGAAAGTCTATTATCCAG CTGAACCTCCTCCCTACATTGATGGGATCAGGATCAACAGTCCTCACTACTTGACCAAGATCAAGCTGACTAGTCCTGGAACTCACACCTTCACACTGGTGGTCTCTCAGTATGAgaaacaaaacaccatcaacTACACACTAAGG GTGTACTCGGTCTGCAAGTTTAATTTCTCCAAAATCCCAACACCCTTCATCCACACCAAAAGA ATAAATGGCCAGTGGAAGGGGGCCAGTGCAGGAGGTTGTGGAAATTACAAAGATACCTTCAAGAACAACCCCATATACCAGTTTAACATGGAGAAAGCAGGCCCTCTGCTAATCGAACTGCGTGGTTCCAG GCAGTACAGCGTGGGCTTTGAGGTGGTGACCGTTTCTACTGCAGGGGATTCTGGATCATCAAGCTCTCAAAAGAGAGGGAGTGGAGATTACCG ATGTGGTTTCTGTTATATGGAGGTCGAGAACTTGCCTGCCGGGATTTACAATGTCATCCCCACTACCTTCCTGCCCAAACAGGAAGGTCCATTCTTCCTAGACTTCAGCAGTGCCACTCCACTGCGGGTTTCTCAGCTGCAATAA